From the genome of Pelomonas sp. SE-A7, one region includes:
- a CDS encoding phosphoethanolamine transferase — MAWLAPFELFYVWQFRLPSGPHVYGVIADTDWAEATAWLGPWALPLVVFAVAWAVCVALLCRWAWRAGWTWKSRSRVLVLASSTLVIAVCGLIEWASLEVEARFELEPNAYVQHSLSKPQPGLTSLVERSFPWGLPVRWFRFHEHQQALLDHGRMAASHDFGVRWRPGLPVAGRQVVVLVIGETGRPDRWGLFGAERDTTPELQKRVGLLAFSDVVSGASATREAVPLMLTRRPPENMLAPPAEASVVTAFRQAGFKTYWLSTQGAAGAHETPISVLAREADEAHFVNGIDYRGAGALDGDLLPLLAKVLAKSEERQFIVLHTLGSHLNYAHRYPPAFERFKPALGREDKPDIWRSSQATELRNAYDNSVLYTDHVLAAVIDQLSASGATASMLYAADHGETLFDGDCKQAGHGFAAEVNYRVPLVVWLSEPWQRVRQDEFQRLQQHRREPFSALSVFPTLTGLAGFDISSPHAHRDIAAGPAPGRSRLVTHFGNFDRNLAGRGCDSRTPAAGR; from the coding sequence GTGGCCTGGCTGGCTCCTTTCGAGCTGTTCTACGTCTGGCAATTCCGCCTGCCAAGCGGGCCTCATGTCTATGGCGTCATTGCTGACACGGACTGGGCAGAAGCCACGGCCTGGCTGGGCCCGTGGGCTCTGCCCCTGGTGGTGTTCGCGGTGGCTTGGGCGGTCTGCGTGGCTCTGCTGTGCCGCTGGGCCTGGCGAGCCGGCTGGACTTGGAAATCGCGCAGCCGTGTGCTCGTGCTGGCGAGCTCGACCTTGGTCATCGCAGTCTGTGGCCTGATCGAATGGGCCAGTCTAGAGGTCGAGGCCCGCTTCGAACTGGAGCCCAATGCCTATGTCCAGCATTCACTTTCAAAGCCTCAGCCCGGCCTGACTTCGCTCGTGGAACGAAGTTTCCCCTGGGGCTTGCCGGTTCGTTGGTTCCGGTTTCATGAGCACCAGCAAGCGCTGCTTGATCATGGCCGGATGGCGGCAAGCCATGACTTCGGTGTGCGTTGGCGGCCTGGCCTTCCGGTGGCCGGGCGCCAGGTGGTGGTTCTGGTCATTGGCGAAACCGGGCGGCCCGATCGCTGGGGCCTGTTCGGAGCCGAGCGCGACACTACGCCGGAACTGCAGAAGCGTGTGGGGCTGCTGGCCTTCAGCGATGTCGTTAGCGGCGCCTCGGCCACCCGCGAAGCTGTCCCGCTGATGCTGACCCGACGGCCGCCCGAGAACATGCTGGCGCCGCCCGCCGAGGCTTCGGTGGTCACGGCTTTCCGCCAGGCCGGGTTCAAGACCTACTGGCTCAGTACGCAGGGTGCGGCGGGTGCCCATGAGACACCAATCTCGGTGCTGGCTCGCGAGGCCGACGAAGCGCATTTCGTCAATGGCATCGACTACCGGGGCGCCGGTGCGCTGGACGGCGACTTGCTGCCTCTGCTGGCCAAGGTCCTGGCGAAATCGGAAGAGCGCCAGTTCATCGTGCTGCACACGTTGGGCAGCCATCTGAACTATGCGCACCGCTATCCACCGGCTTTCGAGCGCTTCAAGCCCGCCTTGGGCCGGGAGGACAAGCCCGACATCTGGCGCAGCTCGCAGGCCACGGAGCTTCGCAATGCCTATGACAACAGCGTGCTCTACACCGACCACGTGCTGGCGGCGGTGATCGACCAGCTGAGTGCCAGCGGCGCCACCGCGTCCATGCTTTATGCGGCGGACCATGGGGAAACGCTTTTCGATGGCGACTGCAAACAAGCGGGCCATGGTTTTGCGGCGGAGGTCAACTACCGGGTGCCGCTGGTGGTCTGGCTGTCCGAGCCCTGGCAGCGCGTCCGGCAGGACGAGTTCCAACGGCTGCAGCAGCACAGGCGGGAGCCATTCAGCGCTCTGTCGGTCTTCCCGACGCTGACCGGGCTGGCCGGCTTCGATATCTCCTCCCCTCATGCCCATCGCGACATCGCGGCGGGCCCGGCGCCCGGAAGGTCGCGCCTCGTCACGCATTTCGGAAATTTCGATCGGAATCTGGCAGGGCGCGGATGCGACAGCCGAACGCCGGCGGCCGGCCGCTGA
- a CDS encoding FHA domain-containing protein: protein MGKLVVSLDGVVIKEVQVTKDKTTLGRRPYNDIVIDNLAVSGEHAVLQMVSNDVFIEDLNSTNGTYINGKAIKKQLLANNDIVEVGKYKIKYLVEDSADYEKTMILKPGANAPTGFGLPSSFGTLSSPASSATPAVIKVLTGAAAGREVSLTKVVTTVGKPGVQVASITKRPSGYVFAHVEGAQRPSVNGAPLTAESVALRSGDVIELAGTRMQFVQSA from the coding sequence ATGGGCAAGCTGGTTGTTTCGCTCGACGGTGTGGTGATCAAGGAGGTTCAGGTCACCAAGGACAAGACCACGCTCGGTCGTAGGCCGTACAACGACATCGTCATCGACAACCTGGCGGTGAGCGGTGAGCATGCGGTTCTGCAGATGGTGAGCAACGATGTCTTCATCGAAGACCTGAACTCGACCAACGGCACCTACATCAACGGCAAGGCGATCAAGAAGCAGCTGCTTGCCAACAACGACATCGTCGAAGTCGGCAAGTACAAGATCAAGTACCTGGTCGAAGACAGTGCCGACTACGAAAAGACGATGATCCTGAAGCCGGGCGCCAACGCGCCCACCGGCTTCGGTCTGCCCTCCAGTTTCGGCACCTTGTCCAGTCCGGCCAGCAGTGCCACGCCGGCCGTCATCAAGGTGCTGACCGGCGCCGCCGCCGGCCGCGAGGTGAGCCTGACCAAGGTAGTCACCACGGTCGGCAAGCCCGGCGTCCAGGTGGCGTCCATCACCAAGCGCCCTTCGGGCTATGTGTTCGCCCATGTGGAAGGGGCACAACGCCCCAGCGTCAACGGTGCGCCGCTAACTGCCGAATCGGTGGCGCTGCGCAGCGGCGACGTGATCGAGCTGGCCGGCACCCGGATGCAGTTCGTCCAGAGCGCGTGA
- a CDS encoding prepilin-type N-terminal cleavage/methylation domain-containing protein produces MKRVQQGFTLIELMIVVAIIGILAAVAIPQYKDYTSKSKAASAVSSLNSIKTAVTICAQEKGTLAGCNDSTAGIPAWNATPLISAVAVDATTGAVTATVPADAMGNSAAGSIILTPTLGDARVAWAITSTSMTTAVENALKKNNVASGT; encoded by the coding sequence ATGAAGCGCGTCCAACAAGGTTTCACCCTGATCGAACTGATGATCGTCGTGGCGATCATCGGCATCCTGGCCGCTGTGGCCATCCCCCAGTACAAGGACTACACGTCCAAGTCCAAGGCCGCCTCTGCCGTGTCCAGCCTGAACTCGATCAAGACGGCCGTCACGATCTGCGCCCAGGAAAAGGGCACGCTGGCCGGTTGCAATGATTCGACCGCTGGTATTCCTGCCTGGAACGCCACCCCGCTGATTAGCGCAGTCGCAGTGGATGCCACGACCGGCGCTGTCACCGCCACGGTTCCTGCTGACGCCATGGGCAACAGCGCTGCCGGCTCGATCATCCTGACCCCGACGCTGGGTGATGCTCGCGTGGCCTGGGCCATCACCTCGACCAGCATGACGACCGCCGTCGAAAATGCCCTGAAGAAGAACAACGTTGCTAGCGGTACCTAA
- a CDS encoding O-antigen ligase family protein produces the protein MLRFRPPNEPMHDDKLRFHWLPLLVAVAMPPLLAYNLTPSATLFNQLASLAGWGLALGWLAVSGQGLARQMPAAGWALLLMLAAIAASPFWTGLPISLSLSGFAMVGAALLVLLAGAGSMGESRRRGFDALAAGLVVAGVVSAGICLIQVFQPDWADGAWIARSGIPGRAVGNMRQPNHLASLLLWAAIAAVYLAERHAVRRPALWTLLPLALFAFVFCVVLSASRTGMIGVGLLALWGLLDWADGKLSKTSRISLLATPVMLAISWWLMAAWAHGGGHAFGAESRLAEGAGSPSRLAILRDAWDLVKAYPLTGVGWGEFNLAWTMTPFPQRPIAFFDHTHNIVMQLLVELGVPLTLAVLGLLLWSMWKALAKGAGLVGEHGAMQRCAFMVVLMIGLHSLLEYPLWYAYFLLPTAYALGLCLAGDDKPVEAASSASGHMLLLGGVLLLLGSALALWDYRKIVVIYAPPEVAKPLQQRIEDGQASLFFAPQAEYAAATSLGVSPEALEAARRTGHNLIDVRLMMAWAQALHASGDDDRARYLVQRLKEFRNSQGDEWLAECEQVPSEAERPFQCDPPSRNYSFKEMR, from the coding sequence GTGCTTCGTTTCCGACCGCCGAACGAGCCCATGCACGACGACAAGCTCCGATTCCATTGGCTGCCCTTGCTGGTGGCCGTCGCAATGCCGCCGCTGCTGGCCTACAACCTGACCCCCTCGGCCACCCTGTTCAACCAGCTGGCCTCGCTGGCTGGTTGGGGCCTGGCGCTGGGGTGGCTGGCGGTGAGCGGCCAGGGCTTGGCGCGACAAATGCCGGCTGCGGGCTGGGCCTTGCTGCTGATGTTGGCAGCGATTGCCGCTTCGCCGTTTTGGACCGGACTGCCCATTTCCCTGTCTCTGAGCGGCTTTGCCATGGTGGGCGCGGCCTTGCTGGTGCTGCTTGCGGGAGCCGGCAGCATGGGCGAATCACGCAGGCGCGGTTTTGACGCCCTGGCCGCGGGGCTGGTCGTTGCTGGTGTGGTCAGTGCTGGAATTTGCCTGATCCAGGTCTTCCAGCCCGACTGGGCGGACGGTGCCTGGATCGCCCGTTCAGGCATTCCGGGCCGCGCGGTCGGCAACATGCGCCAGCCCAACCATCTGGCCAGCCTATTGCTGTGGGCCGCCATCGCTGCGGTCTATCTCGCCGAGCGGCATGCAGTCCGGCGGCCTGCGCTGTGGACGCTGCTGCCGCTTGCTTTGTTCGCCTTCGTGTTCTGCGTGGTGCTCAGCGCTTCGCGTACCGGCATGATCGGTGTCGGCCTGCTGGCGCTCTGGGGCCTGCTCGACTGGGCCGACGGCAAGCTGAGCAAAACCAGCCGCATCAGCCTGCTGGCCACGCCGGTGATGCTGGCCATCAGCTGGTGGTTGATGGCGGCCTGGGCGCATGGAGGCGGCCATGCCTTTGGCGCCGAGTCCAGGCTCGCAGAAGGAGCGGGCTCGCCTTCGCGCCTGGCCATCCTGCGCGATGCCTGGGACCTGGTGAAGGCCTATCCGCTGACCGGCGTGGGCTGGGGCGAATTCAACCTCGCCTGGACGATGACGCCGTTCCCGCAGCGCCCCATCGCCTTCTTCGACCACACCCACAACATCGTGATGCAGCTGCTGGTCGAGCTCGGAGTGCCGCTGACGTTGGCGGTGCTGGGTCTGCTGCTCTGGTCGATGTGGAAGGCCTTGGCCAAGGGGGCGGGTCTTGTGGGCGAGCATGGCGCGATGCAGCGTTGCGCCTTCATGGTCGTGCTGATGATCGGCCTGCACAGCTTGCTGGAATATCCGCTCTGGTACGCCTACTTCCTGCTGCCGACGGCCTACGCGCTGGGCTTGTGCCTGGCCGGCGACGACAAGCCGGTGGAGGCTGCATCTTCTGCCTCGGGCCACATGCTCCTGCTGGGGGGCGTGCTGCTCCTGCTTGGCAGCGCTCTGGCGCTTTGGGACTACCGCAAGATCGTCGTCATCTATGCGCCGCCGGAAGTCGCCAAGCCATTGCAGCAGCGCATCGAGGACGGCCAGGCCAGCCTGTTCTTCGCGCCTCAGGCCGAGTACGCGGCGGCCACCAGCCTGGGGGTCAGCCCTGAGGCGCTGGAGGCAGCGCGGCGGACCGGGCATAACCTGATCGATGTGCGCCTGATGATGGCCTGGGCACAGGCGCTTCATGCCAGCGGCGACGATGATCGGGCGCGCTACCTGGTGCAGAGGCTCAAGGAGTTTCGCAACAGCCAGGGCGACGAATGGCTGGCCGAGTGCGAGCAGGTGCCGTCCGAAGCCGAACGGCCCTTCCAGTGCGACCCGCCCAGCCGCAACTACAGCTTCAAGGAAATGCGCTGA
- the sucD gene encoding succinate--CoA ligase subunit alpha: MSIYINKDTKVITQGITGKTGQFHTLGCQAYANGKNAFVAGVNPKKAGEKFSDIPIYATVKEAAGQTGATVSVIYVPPAGAAAAIWEAVEADLDLAICITEGIPVRDMLEVRNKMKAKEAAGGKRTLLLGPNCPGLITPDEIKIGIMPGHIHRKGRIGVVSRSGTLTYEAVAQLTEIGLGQSSAVGIGGDPINGLKHIDVMKAFNDDPDTDAVIMIGEIGGPDEAEAARWCKLNMKKPVVGFIAGVTAPPGKRMGHAGALISGGADTADAKLAIMEECGFTVTRNPSEMGKLLKGLL; encoded by the coding sequence ATGAGTATCTACATCAACAAAGACACCAAGGTCATCACCCAGGGCATCACGGGCAAGACCGGTCAGTTCCACACCCTGGGCTGCCAGGCCTACGCGAACGGCAAGAATGCGTTCGTCGCCGGCGTGAACCCCAAGAAGGCGGGCGAGAAGTTCTCGGACATCCCAATCTACGCGACGGTCAAGGAAGCCGCTGGCCAGACCGGCGCCACCGTGTCCGTGATCTACGTGCCGCCGGCTGGTGCCGCTGCCGCCATCTGGGAAGCTGTCGAAGCCGACCTGGACCTGGCGATCTGCATCACCGAAGGCATCCCGGTCCGCGACATGCTGGAAGTGCGCAACAAGATGAAGGCCAAGGAAGCGGCCGGCGGCAAGCGCACGCTGCTGCTGGGCCCCAACTGCCCCGGCCTGATCACGCCCGACGAAATCAAGATCGGCATCATGCCCGGCCACATCCACCGCAAGGGCCGCATCGGCGTGGTCTCGCGCTCGGGCACGCTGACCTATGAAGCCGTGGCACAGCTGACCGAAATCGGCCTGGGCCAATCGTCGGCCGTCGGCATCGGTGGCGACCCGATCAATGGCCTGAAGCACATCGACGTGATGAAGGCGTTCAACGACGATCCGGACACCGACGCCGTCATCATGATCGGCGAGATCGGCGGCCCGGACGAGGCGGAAGCCGCCCGCTGGTGCAAGCTGAACATGAAGAAGCCGGTCGTCGGCTTCATCGCTGGCGTCACCGCCCCTCCGGGCAAGCGCATGGGCCACGCCGGCGCGCTGATCTCGGGCGGCGCCGACACGGCCGATGCCAAGCTGGCCATCATGGAAGAGTGCGGCTTCACGGTCACGCGCAATCCTTCGGAGATGGGCAAGCTGCTCAAGGGTCTGCTCTGA
- a CDS encoding serine/threonine-protein kinase yields the protein MSGGFWKRVMGGGGEEVSGDAKRAVPAGLQRYEIGEELGRGAMAIVYRAADKQTGEVVAIKRLALQREFASEDLAEVRQRFMREARAAGHLQHPDILRVIDAGEAEQDAWIAMELVQGQDLSHFTRSGQLLPLRETLELGIRLARALAYAHSQGVVHRDIKPANVMLERTSAAVKIMDFGIARIADGSRTRTGLVLGTPSFMSPEQLAGLKVDGRSDLYSLGALLYQLLTGQLPHQSESMAKLMYRIANEPAPDIRHYRKELPESLALVLALALEKRPELRYASGEQLAQDLEAILPQLPAEAEGVLPIAPLAGLSQPQSVDPFAQTQRLDAAEAGQNPRTLP from the coding sequence ATGAGCGGCGGATTCTGGAAGCGCGTGATGGGCGGTGGCGGCGAGGAGGTTTCCGGCGATGCCAAGCGTGCCGTTCCTGCCGGACTGCAGCGCTACGAGATCGGCGAGGAACTGGGTCGCGGCGCCATGGCAATCGTCTATCGCGCCGCAGACAAGCAGACCGGCGAGGTCGTCGCCATCAAGCGCCTGGCGCTGCAACGCGAATTTGCCTCCGAAGATCTGGCAGAGGTGCGCCAGCGCTTCATGCGCGAGGCCCGCGCGGCCGGCCATCTGCAGCATCCTGACATCCTGCGCGTCATCGACGCCGGCGAGGCAGAACAGGATGCCTGGATTGCAATGGAGCTGGTCCAGGGTCAAGACCTGAGCCACTTCACACGGTCCGGCCAGCTGCTGCCGCTGCGCGAGACGCTCGAGTTGGGAATCCGGCTGGCACGCGCCCTGGCCTATGCTCACAGCCAGGGCGTGGTGCACCGCGACATCAAGCCGGCCAACGTGATGCTGGAGCGCACCAGCGCCGCCGTGAAGATCATGGATTTCGGCATCGCTCGCATCGCCGACGGCAGCCGCACGCGGACCGGCCTCGTATTGGGCACGCCATCCTTCATGTCACCCGAACAATTGGCCGGGCTCAAGGTCGATGGTCGAAGCGACCTGTATTCGCTCGGGGCCCTGCTCTATCAGTTGCTGACCGGGCAACTGCCGCACCAGTCCGAATCGATGGCCAAGCTGATGTATCGCATCGCCAATGAGCCGGCGCCCGACATCCGACACTACCGCAAGGAGCTGCCCGAGTCGCTGGCCTTGGTACTGGCCCTGGCGCTGGAGAAGCGTCCCGAGCTGCGGTATGCCAGCGGCGAGCAGCTGGCGCAGGACCTGGAGGCAATCCTTCCGCAACTGCCGGCCGAGGCCGAAGGCGTGCTGCCCATCGCTCCTCTGGCAGGGCTTTCCCAGCCCCAAAGCGTGGATCCTTTCGCACAAACCCAGCGTCTGGACGCCGCAGAAGCAGGGCAAAATCCCCGAACCCTGCCGTAA
- a CDS encoding 3',5'-cyclic-nucleotide phosphodiesterase: MTIRVLGCSGAIAAGFKTTAFLLDDDVLIDAGTGVGDLTLEQLARIDQILISHSHLDHVLAIGLLADSVLRLRAQAQRPPIRINALPETIEALRRHIFNGVIWPDFSRLPSAEAPVLSFHPFQVGERLDLGRGRQIEILTAEHTVPACGFAIDNGSGRHWVFTGDTGPNPALWARLAQLQVAHLVIETAFGDDECELARISQHLCPSELARELSQLGGSVDVHITHIKPGELDAVMSEIGVLPTPHRIQALQAGQSIDW, translated from the coding sequence ATGACCATTCGCGTTCTCGGCTGTTCCGGTGCTATTGCGGCCGGATTCAAGACCACGGCCTTTCTGCTGGACGATGACGTCCTGATCGACGCCGGCACCGGCGTCGGTGACTTGACGCTCGAGCAGCTGGCTCGGATCGACCAGATCCTGATCAGCCACTCGCACCTGGACCATGTGCTGGCCATAGGCCTGCTCGCGGATTCAGTGCTGCGCCTGCGTGCCCAGGCCCAGCGCCCGCCCATTCGCATCAATGCGCTGCCGGAGACCATCGAGGCGCTGCGCCGCCACATCTTCAACGGTGTCATCTGGCCCGATTTCAGCCGCCTGCCGAGCGCCGAGGCGCCAGTGCTGAGCTTCCATCCGTTCCAGGTTGGCGAGCGACTGGATCTTGGGCGAGGCCGGCAGATCGAGATCCTCACGGCCGAGCACACGGTGCCGGCCTGCGGTTTCGCGATCGACAACGGCTCGGGTCGCCATTGGGTGTTCACGGGCGACACCGGCCCGAATCCGGCGCTTTGGGCTCGCCTGGCGCAGTTGCAGGTGGCCCATCTGGTCATAGAAACCGCTTTCGGCGACGACGAATGCGAGCTGGCTCGTATCAGCCAGCACCTTTGCCCGTCCGAGTTGGCCCGTGAGCTGAGCCAGCTGGGCGGCAGCGTGGATGTGCACATCACCCACATCAAGCCGGGCGAGCTCGATGCCGTGATGAGCGAGATCGGCGTACTGCCGACGCCGCACAGGATCCAGGCCCTGCAAGCCGGCCAGAGCATCGATTGGTAA
- a CDS encoding TerC family protein, which translates to MDLMTAAFWIALLKIIWVNVLLSGDNAVVIALAARNLPAHQQAKAVFAGSAAAIVLRVILTLFAVSLLQFPYLKLIGALLLLWIGVQLMVEEEDAADVHASSSLWSAVRTILVADLVMSLDNVIAVAAAANSAPEGARTLLLVLGLGLSIPLIIFGSTLLLKLIESFPFIVVLGAALLGFVAGEMAVTDMAVHDWFETHMHGLDYAVSISCAIGVVAAGTWLARRRRTVGDE; encoded by the coding sequence ATGGATTTGATGACTGCCGCGTTCTGGATTGCCCTGCTCAAGATCATCTGGGTCAACGTGCTGCTGTCGGGCGACAACGCGGTCGTGATTGCCTTGGCCGCGCGCAACCTGCCTGCGCACCAGCAGGCCAAGGCAGTGTTCGCCGGCAGCGCGGCCGCCATCGTGTTGCGTGTCATCCTGACCCTGTTCGCGGTCTCACTGCTGCAATTCCCCTACCTGAAGCTGATCGGCGCCCTGCTGTTGCTGTGGATAGGTGTGCAGCTGATGGTGGAAGAGGAAGACGCCGCCGATGTGCATGCCAGCAGCAGCCTGTGGTCGGCCGTCCGCACCATTCTGGTCGCCGACCTGGTGATGAGCCTGGACAACGTGATTGCCGTGGCTGCCGCGGCAAACAGCGCACCCGAAGGCGCACGCACACTCTTGCTGGTGCTTGGTCTCGGGCTGTCCATCCCCCTGATCATCTTCGGTAGCACCTTGCTGCTGAAGCTGATCGAGAGCTTTCCGTTCATCGTCGTGCTCGGCGCTGCCCTGCTTGGATTTGTGGCCGGCGAAATGGCCGTGACCGACATGGCGGTGCATGACTGGTTCGAGACCCATATGCACGGCCTGGACTATGCGGTGAGCATCAGTTGCGCCATTGGCGTGGTGGCCGCGGGCACCTGGTTGGCACGGCGTCGACGAACCGTGGGCGACGAATGA
- the moaC gene encoding cyclic pyranopterin monophosphate synthase MoaC, which translates to MNSPLTHFDAQGQAHMVDVAAKAETHRVAVAAGRIRMLPATLELIRSGTSKKGDVLGVARIAAIQAAKRTSELIPLCHPLPITRVAVDFEIDEAAVAVQCRAQVETLGRTGVEMEALTAVQIGLLTIYDMCKAADRGMVMEQIRVLEKQGGKSGEWKAEV; encoded by the coding sequence ATGAATTCGCCGCTGACCCACTTCGACGCCCAAGGCCAGGCCCATATGGTCGATGTCGCCGCCAAGGCCGAGACCCACCGTGTGGCCGTGGCGGCCGGCCGCATCCGCATGTTGCCGGCCACGCTGGAGCTGATACGCAGCGGCACGTCCAAGAAAGGCGATGTGCTGGGCGTGGCGAGGATCGCCGCCATCCAGGCCGCCAAGCGGACCTCCGAGCTGATCCCGCTCTGCCATCCGCTGCCCATCACCCGCGTCGCCGTCGACTTCGAGATCGACGAGGCGGCCGTGGCCGTGCAGTGCCGAGCCCAGGTCGAGACCCTGGGCCGCACTGGCGTCGAGATGGAGGCGCTGACCGCTGTGCAGATCGGCCTGCTCACCATCTACGACATGTGCAAGGCCGCCGACCGCGGCATGGTGATGGAGCAGATCCGCGTGCTGGAGAAGCAGGGCGGCAAGAGCGGCGAGTGGAAGGCCGAGGTCTGA
- a CDS encoding TerC family protein translates to MDQLMNADFWVAVAQIIMIDILLGGDNAVVIALACRKLPTAQRRQGILWGTVGAILLRVVLIFFALTLLQVPYLKIAGALLLLWIGVKLLLPEEGDGHGEIEASDRLWSAVKTVIVADFVMSLDNVIAIAGAAEAAGEGSEMLLVVFGLVVSIPIIVWGSQLVIRLMDRFPLIITGGAMLLGWIAGGMLIEDPALRPWLPMLPPKHGATPEVPAALGYACSLAGAFLVPAVGSLLARRRRSPGGT, encoded by the coding sequence ATGGACCAGCTAATGAATGCTGACTTCTGGGTCGCCGTGGCCCAGATCATCATGATCGACATCCTGCTGGGTGGCGACAACGCGGTGGTGATCGCCCTGGCCTGCCGCAAGCTGCCAACAGCGCAGCGCCGGCAGGGAATCTTGTGGGGCACGGTGGGTGCAATCCTGCTGCGGGTGGTGCTGATCTTCTTCGCGCTGACGCTGCTGCAGGTGCCGTATCTGAAGATCGCCGGTGCTCTGCTGCTGCTGTGGATTGGCGTCAAGCTCCTGCTGCCCGAGGAGGGCGATGGCCATGGCGAGATCGAGGCCAGTGACCGGCTCTGGTCCGCGGTAAAGACGGTGATCGTGGCTGACTTCGTGATGAGCCTGGACAACGTCATTGCGATCGCCGGTGCGGCCGAGGCGGCCGGCGAGGGCTCGGAGATGCTCCTGGTGGTGTTCGGCCTGGTGGTGTCCATCCCCATCATCGTCTGGGGCAGCCAGCTGGTGATCCGGCTGATGGACCGCTTCCCGCTGATCATCACCGGCGGAGCCATGCTGCTCGGCTGGATCGCCGGCGGCATGCTGATCGAGGATCCGGCCCTGAGGCCCTGGCTGCCGATGCTGCCACCCAAGCATGGCGCGACGCCCGAAGTCCCGGCAGCATTGGGTTACGCTTGCTCCCTGGCTGGCGCCTTCCTGGTGCCGGCCGTCGGCAGCCTGCTGGCGCGGCGCCGAAGGAGCCCGGGAGGCACATGA
- a CDS encoding Stp1/IreP family PP2C-type Ser/Thr phosphatase, whose amino-acid sequence MTLEFFSATDVGRARDNNEDSVAVDESVSLAVLADGMGGYNAGEVASSMLTSFIKAELGRWLKESGSSVDPTDVRRAMDICVDNANRAIFNAANTNPRYAGMGTTLVLAVFREQGLLLGHVGDSRCYRLRGGHLSQITRDHSLLQEQLDAGLLTPEEAVFSSNKNLVTRAVGVEDAVMLELHQHEVQSGDVYLMCSDGLSDMLDDDALAQLLISHPSLSEAAQALIDAANDMGGKDNIAVVLVRAEGRARSVGRTWWPFGRR is encoded by the coding sequence ATGACCCTGGAGTTCTTCAGCGCCACTGACGTCGGCCGCGCGCGCGACAACAACGAGGATTCGGTGGCGGTGGACGAGAGCGTCAGTCTGGCCGTGCTGGCCGACGGCATGGGGGGCTACAACGCCGGCGAGGTGGCCAGCTCGATGCTGACGTCCTTCATCAAGGCCGAACTGGGTCGATGGCTGAAGGAATCCGGCAGCAGTGTGGACCCGACCGACGTGCGCAGGGCCATGGACATCTGCGTGGACAACGCCAACCGCGCCATCTTCAACGCCGCCAATACCAATCCTCGCTACGCGGGCATGGGCACGACCCTGGTGCTGGCCGTGTTCCGCGAGCAGGGGCTGCTGCTGGGCCACGTGGGTGATTCGCGTTGCTACCGGCTGCGCGGCGGTCATCTGAGCCAGATCACCCGCGACCATTCGCTGCTGCAGGAACAGCTGGACGCGGGCCTGCTGACGCCTGAGGAGGCGGTCTTCTCCAGCAACAAGAACCTGGTCACACGGGCGGTCGGCGTCGAGGACGCCGTGATGCTGGAGCTGCACCAGCATGAGGTCCAATCCGGCGACGTCTACCTGATGTGCTCGGACGGCTTGTCCGATATGCTCGACGACGATGCCCTGGCACAGTTGTTGATTAGCCACCCTTCGCTGTCGGAAGCGGCGCAGGCGCTGATCGATGCGGCCAATGACATGGGCGGCAAGGATAATATTGCAGTCGTTTTGGTGCGCGCCGAAGGTCGGGCGCGGTCCGTCGGTCGTACCTGGTGGCCGTTCGGCCGGCGCTGA